The genome window CCTCAACCAGTTCCTGCATCACGGCCTGGAAGGAAGCGCGATCCGCAGCATCGAGATCGCCAATCCGGGCGGCAGGCACGCGATTGCCGCAGGTGTGAATCATCCGGTGGACATCGAGGTGCGCGGGCACGGCGGCTATTACCTGGCAGGCATGAACAAGCACGCGAACGTCACCGTGTACGGCAATGTGGGCTGGGGCGTCGCCGAGAACATGATGTCCGGTTCCGTGCGGGTGAAGGGTTTCGCCTCGGAGTCTGCGGGTGCGAGCGGACACGGCGGAACGCTGATCATCGAGGGCGATGCGAGCTTGCGATGCGGCATCTCGATGAAGGGGATCGACATCGTGGTCGGCGGCGATATCGGGAACTACTCGGCCTTCATGGCGCAGGCAGGCCACCTGCTCGTGTGCGGCGACGCGGGGCACGCGCTCGGCGATTCCATCTACGAGGCGGTGATCTACGTGCGCGGGCGGATCAAATCGCTGGGCGCCGATGCGCGCGAGGAGGCGATGACGGACGCCGACTACGCGAAAGTGGCGCAACTCCTGGGCAAGGCAGGTTTCGACCACAACCCCCGCGAGTTCAAGCGGGTCGCCTCGGCACGGCAGCTCTATCACTGGA of Betaproteobacteria bacterium contains these proteins:
- a CDS encoding protein glxC, with the translated sequence MQHQPVGTEVKEFDLERQSVRDLNQFLHHGLEGSAIRSIEIANPGGRHAIAAGVNHPVDIEVRGHGGYYLAGMNKHANVTVYGNVGWGVAENMMSGSVRVKGFASESAGASGHGGTLIIEGDASLRCGISMKGIDIVVGGDIGNYSAFMAQAGHLLVCGDAGHALGDSIYEAVIYVRGRIKSLGADAREEAMTDADYAKVAQLLGKAGFDHNPREFKRVASARQLYHWNADANQEY